A DNA window from Niabella yanshanensis contains the following coding sequences:
- a CDS encoding Spy/CpxP family protein refolding chaperone: MTQSRSNNKVLVFIVFLLLLTNIAVLAYFLFLCKKPAKKPDNKDGFAAVLRKEVGFNDEQVAKFNELKKSHWSDAKAKMDQIIHIKNMLFDLTKTQDTVDATVIKWADSIASLQEQVEINSFRHVVQTRKICTAEQQVAYDSLMKRIINKGKSRKPGEAPLPATDRK; the protein is encoded by the coding sequence ATGACGCAAAGCCGATCTAATAACAAAGTCCTAGTATTTATTGTCTTTCTTCTTTTACTGACCAATATAGCTGTATTGGCCTATTTTCTTTTTTTATGTAAGAAGCCTGCAAAAAAACCAGATAACAAAGATGGATTTGCAGCAGTATTACGAAAAGAAGTTGGTTTTAACGACGAGCAGGTGGCAAAATTTAACGAATTGAAAAAAAGCCACTGGTCTGATGCCAAAGCAAAAATGGACCAGATCATACATATAAAGAATATGTTGTTTGATCTGACCAAGACGCAGGATACGGTAGATGCTACTGTGATTAAATGGGCCGATTCCATCGCCAGTTTGCAAGAACAGGTGGAAATCAACTCCTTCAGACATGTGGTGCAAACCCGGAAAATTTGCACGGCTGAACAGCAGGTGGCGTATGATTCGCTGATGAAAAGGATCATCAATAAAGGAAAGAGCCGTAAACCCGGTGAAGCTCCCCTCCCGGCGACCGATAGAAAATAG
- a CDS encoding DUF5606 family protein: MEYYKLVAVTGLPGLYELVSSKKDGAIVRSLQDKSTKFASTRIHQFSHLESIEIYTTGENVNLVEVFQAMEKGTAVLPDAKDDKAVKAYFGEVFPVMDFDRVYNSDMKKIVKWFDILKKNEIELKLSEAEPEATTETAEAAAEPEAPKEEVVAEEKPKKAAAKKKAAEKTTEDGADGEAPKAAPKKPARPAGGAAAKKKAPAKKKAEE, from the coding sequence ATGGAATATTATAAATTAGTTGCAGTTACAGGATTACCTGGCCTGTATGAATTGGTAAGCAGCAAAAAGGATGGTGCGATTGTGCGTTCTTTACAGGATAAATCAACCAAATTTGCGTCAACACGTATTCACCAGTTTTCGCATTTGGAAAGTATTGAAATTTACACTACCGGAGAAAATGTAAACCTTGTAGAGGTATTTCAGGCAATGGAGAAAGGTACTGCAGTTTTACCCGACGCTAAAGATGATAAAGCAGTAAAGGCATACTTCGGCGAGGTGTTTCCCGTTATGGATTTTGACCGTGTTTACAATAGCGATATGAAGAAAATTGTGAAATGGTTCGACATATTGAAGAAGAATGAAATAGAGCTGAAATTATCTGAGGCAGAGCCGGAAGCGACAACAGAAACAGCCGAAGCTGCCGCTGAACCCGAAGCGCCAAAAGAAGAAGTGGTAGCAGAGGAAAAGCCTAAAAAGGCAGCTGCCAAAAAGAAAGCAGCAGAAAAGACAACAGAAGATGGTGCTGATGGAGAGGCTCCAAAAGCAGCTCCTAAAAAGCCTGCCCGTCCGGCAGGCGGGGCAGCGGCAAAAAAGAAAGCACCTGCTAAGAAAAAAGCAGAAGAGTAA
- a CDS encoding RNA polymerase sigma factor: MVSEEILVEQLKKGEESAFKQVVDSYQNMVYNTCLSIVKSEEDAEDLAQEVFVQVYQSIGSFKGESKLSTWLYRIATTKSLDHERKKKRKKRFGFVKSIFGDDAQVEVNPPDFNHPGVVLDKKENAAILMKAVDKLPENQKIAFILNKIEGLSYLEISEIMQTTVSAIESLLHRAKNNLRKILET; this comes from the coding sequence TTGGTTAGCGAGGAAATACTGGTAGAACAATTAAAAAAGGGAGAAGAATCCGCCTTTAAACAGGTTGTAGACAGTTATCAGAACATGGTCTACAATACCTGCCTCAGTATTGTGAAAAGTGAAGAAGATGCAGAAGACCTGGCCCAGGAGGTATTTGTGCAGGTATATCAGTCCATTGGCTCTTTTAAAGGAGAATCCAAACTCTCTACCTGGCTGTATCGTATTGCTACCACCAAATCGTTGGATCACGAGCGGAAAAAGAAAAGAAAAAAGCGTTTTGGTTTTGTAAAAAGCATCTTTGGTGACGACGCTCAGGTTGAAGTAAATCCACCTGATTTTAACCATCCGGGAGTGGTACTGGATAAAAAGGAAAATGCGGCCATTTTGATGAAGGCTGTAGACAAACTTCCTGAAAATCAGAAAATTGCATTTATTTTAAATAAAATAGAGGGATTGAGTTACCTGGAAATCAGCGAGATCATGCAAACAACCGTGTCGGCTATTGAGTCGCTGCTGCACAGGGCAAAAAATAATTTAAGGAAAATATTAGAAACATAA
- a CDS encoding TonB-dependent receptor domain-containing protein — protein sequence MRKQFFLVCLLLSAFFVNAQKGIIRGTVIDDVSGESLRGVTVAITGTSLTTTTDLDGSFSITADTGKVTLELSYVSYQNLTVEDVQVSSKDVTILNNLRLSRAASQLEAVVVTARQVRTSEAAIHTAKRRSPAMMDGISADKIRLAGDATAGAAVKRVTGVSVEDGKYVYIRGLGDRYSKTTLNGMDIPGLDPDRNSLQLDIFPSGLIDNMMISKNFIAELPADFTGGAMNIEIKDFPQRKTLNASLGISVNPRMHFNPDYLKYKGGSTDFLGFDDGTRALPDAARLARIPSPTSGHAPNQVNAFLKQFDPTLAGTRSTSLFDYDFSLSAGNQFSLKGKKNPKLGYVFSVSYKNSYTYYRDLIYGEYQKYLEPSQNELRYATLQEGQLGERNSLLGLLAGVAYKTNLSKIRLTATHLQNGISKAAKFDIQNDGQAVGQSGYIAKSDNLEYSQRSLTNVLLHGDHQFKNRDWELDWRISPTYSISNDPDIRRTAFTYDPGRTWFSAGAGGNPSRIWRYLNEVNIASRVDLTKKYEFNNQAAKLKFGLGHLYKNREYEILAYNLQFFSPQDWSGISYDPNQVMNPENLYPNSPNGAYLISGNRTPNPNEYQSNAMNTAAYISNEMSVTDKLKTIVGIRAEQYTQRHTGRNNQGTISLDNEKVLNTLNFFPTVNLIYAIRSNQNLRVSYARTIARPSFKEMSFAQILDPITNRFFNGSMLPYNDPTTGEVTWNGKLVETDINNFDIRWEKFMPSAQIFSVSAFAKTFANPIEMVRIYEQQTSAEYQARNVGDGLLVGGEVEFRKTLDFIAENLRSFSINGNFTYVMSRIDMTDVEYEARERYKKDGEALKSYRPMAGQAPYVINAGIGYNNPDKGIDAGLFYNVKGPVLWIVGGSLFPDVYQKPFNSLNLTFAKTLGDHFAIDVKASNILNAKMQKVFKSYEAADQPFETYTPGTAFGLGVSYKF from the coding sequence ATGCGCAAGCAATTTTTTTTAGTATGCTTACTTTTATCTGCCTTTTTTGTTAACGCTCAAAAAGGTATTATCCGCGGTACTGTTATAGACGATGTTTCCGGCGAATCTTTAAGAGGCGTAACGGTTGCTATAACCGGCACGTCACTAACCACAACTACTGATCTCGACGGCAGTTTTTCTATAACTGCTGATACAGGAAAAGTTACACTGGAGCTTTCCTATGTTTCCTACCAAAACCTTACTGTGGAAGATGTTCAGGTTAGCAGTAAAGATGTTACAATCCTTAATAACCTTCGCCTTTCAAGGGCTGCCAGCCAGCTTGAAGCGGTGGTGGTTACTGCAAGACAGGTGCGTACCTCCGAAGCGGCTATACACACGGCTAAGCGCCGTTCTCCTGCTATGATGGACGGTATCTCCGCCGACAAAATTCGCCTTGCCGGTGATGCTACCGCCGGCGCTGCTGTAAAAAGGGTTACCGGTGTATCGGTTGAAGACGGCAAATATGTATATATCCGCGGCCTTGGCGACCGTTACTCCAAAACCACATTAAATGGCATGGATATTCCCGGGCTCGACCCCGATAGAAACAGCCTGCAACTGGATATTTTTCCTTCTGGTCTGATTGATAATATGATGATCAGCAAGAACTTTATTGCGGAGTTGCCCGCCGACTTTACCGGTGGTGCGATGAATATTGAAATCAAAGATTTTCCACAACGTAAAACATTAAATGCTTCTTTGGGTATTTCAGTAAATCCTAGAATGCATTTCAACCCAGATTATCTTAAATACAAAGGAGGAAGTACCGATTTCCTGGGCTTTGATGACGGTACCCGTGCCTTGCCGGATGCTGCCCGCCTGGCCAGAATACCGTCTCCTACAAGCGGCCATGCACCTAACCAGGTAAATGCTTTCTTAAAACAATTTGATCCTACTCTTGCAGGTACGCGCTCAACCAGCCTGTTTGATTATGATTTCTCACTTTCTGCCGGTAACCAGTTTTCGTTAAAAGGCAAAAAGAACCCCAAACTGGGTTACGTGTTTTCAGTCTCTTATAAAAACAGTTACACCTACTATAGAGACCTTATTTACGGGGAGTATCAAAAATATCTCGAACCATCTCAAAACGAATTGCGTTACGCAACTTTGCAGGAGGGACAGCTGGGTGAGCGTAACAGTTTGCTTGGCTTGCTGGCTGGGGTTGCCTACAAAACCAACCTAAGTAAAATACGTCTTACTGCTACGCATTTACAAAACGGAATCAGTAAAGCAGCTAAATTCGATATCCAGAATGACGGACAGGCAGTCGGCCAGTCTGGATACATTGCCAAGTCAGATAACCTGGAATATAGCCAACGATCGCTTACCAATGTACTGCTGCATGGCGATCATCAGTTCAAAAACCGGGACTGGGAATTAGACTGGCGCATATCCCCTACTTATTCTATTTCCAATGATCCTGATATCAGGAGAACTGCGTTTACTTACGACCCGGGCAGAACCTGGTTTTCGGCAGGGGCAGGTGGTAACCCCTCACGTATCTGGCGTTATCTGAACGAGGTAAATATTGCTTCAAGGGTTGACCTTACCAAAAAGTATGAGTTCAATAACCAGGCGGCAAAATTGAAATTTGGCCTTGGTCACTTATATAAAAACAGGGAGTATGAAATTCTGGCGTACAATCTGCAGTTTTTCAGCCCGCAAGACTGGAGTGGCATCAGCTACGATCCTAACCAGGTAATGAATCCCGAAAACCTGTATCCAAACAGTCCAAATGGTGCTTATCTGATATCAGGAAACAGAACGCCTAATCCCAATGAGTACCAATCAAACGCCATGAATACTGCAGCGTATATTTCTAACGAAATGTCGGTTACTGATAAGCTTAAAACGATTGTAGGGATCAGAGCCGAGCAGTACACGCAAAGACATACCGGTAGAAACAACCAAGGCACCATTAGCCTTGATAACGAGAAGGTATTAAATACACTGAACTTTTTTCCTACGGTGAACCTGATTTATGCCATCCGGTCTAACCAGAACCTGCGTGTATCTTATGCACGCACTATAGCAAGACCATCTTTTAAAGAAATGTCTTTTGCGCAAATACTCGATCCAATTACCAACAGATTTTTTAACGGTAGTATGTTGCCCTACAATGATCCTACTACCGGCGAAGTAACCTGGAATGGTAAATTAGTTGAAACAGATATCAACAACTTTGACATTCGCTGGGAGAAATTTATGCCATCTGCACAAATATTCTCGGTAAGCGCTTTTGCCAAAACTTTTGCCAACCCTATAGAAATGGTGAGAATTTATGAGCAACAAACCAGTGCGGAGTATCAGGCACGTAACGTGGGAGATGGTTTGCTGGTGGGAGGTGAAGTGGAGTTTCGCAAAACACTGGACTTTATTGCCGAAAACCTGCGCTCCTTCAGTATCAATGGAAACTTTACTTATGTGATGTCGAGGATTGATATGACAGATGTGGAATATGAGGCAAGAGAGCGCTATAAAAAAGATGGCGAAGCGTTAAAAAGCTACCGTCCAATGGCCGGGCAAGCGCCTTATGTAATTAATGCCGGTATTGGGTATAACAACCCCGACAAAGGCATAGATGCTGGTTTGTTTTACAATGTAAAAGGACCAGTACTTTGGATTGTGGGTGGTAGCCTTTTTCCTGATGTATATCAAAAGCCGTTTAATAGTCTCAACCTTACGTTTGCCAAAACATTAGGTGATCATTTTGCTATAGATGTTAAGGCTTCCAACATTTTAAATGCCAAAATGCAAAAAGTGTTTAAGTCTTATGAAGCTGCTGATCAGCCTTTTGAAACTTACACGCCTGGCACTGCATTTGGCCTGGGTGTGAGCTATAAGTTTTAA
- a CDS encoding M3 family oligoendopeptidase, which translates to MTADIQPTPRQLLPADFQVTDWPTLEPYFKELSGRTISSLQELEQWLKDLSELEAVISEDACWRQIKMTCDTENPQLAESFNYFMMEIQPKIQPYSDLLNRKLVENPFTKELKEPAYFTYLRNVKKNIDLFREENIPLQSELAVEAQQFGVISGKMAIEVGGKEYTLQQAAKFLEDPDRSVREEVYRKIAERRLQDKDALNELYDSLLRKRNQVALNAGFENYRDYRFTELGRFDYTKEDAFQFQDAVKQYVLPIVDGIYKKKQAKLGLESLRPWDTDAEPAGVSPLKPFKTGGELLQKTVGCFEKLDPFFAACLEKMSQMKRFDLESRKGKAPGGYNCPLAETGAPFIFMNAAGTLNDVITMVHEGGHAIHSFLSHPLELTGFKEYPTEFAEVASMSMELFSMSEWGVFFENEEELRRAKELQLERVLTIFPWIATIDKFQHWVYENPNHTHEERLQNWQRILTEFTPASLDVTGLEAYRNYNWQRQLHLFEVPFYYIEYGIAQLGAIGLWQQFQKNKEQALKNYTHALSLGGTRTLPQLFEAAGLQFDLSPAHIKGLMEFVKEEMEKV; encoded by the coding sequence ATGACCGCAGATATTCAACCTACCCCGAGGCAATTATTACCTGCAGATTTCCAGGTAACGGATTGGCCAACGCTGGAACCCTATTTTAAAGAATTGTCGGGACGTACTATCAGCTCGTTGCAGGAGCTGGAGCAGTGGCTAAAAGACCTGAGCGAGCTGGAAGCGGTGATCAGCGAAGATGCCTGCTGGCGGCAAATAAAGATGACCTGTGATACGGAGAACCCGCAGTTGGCTGAATCGTTCAACTATTTTATGATGGAGATCCAACCAAAGATTCAACCCTACTCCGATTTGTTGAACAGGAAATTAGTTGAGAACCCTTTTACAAAGGAATTAAAGGAGCCGGCCTATTTTACCTATTTAAGAAATGTAAAGAAGAACATAGACCTCTTCAGGGAAGAAAATATTCCCCTGCAGTCGGAGCTGGCAGTTGAGGCGCAGCAGTTTGGTGTGATCAGCGGAAAAATGGCTATTGAAGTAGGAGGAAAAGAATACACGTTACAACAGGCCGCTAAATTTTTAGAAGATCCGGATCGTAGTGTAAGGGAAGAAGTATATCGGAAAATTGCAGAAAGACGCTTACAGGATAAAGATGCTTTGAATGAGTTGTATGATAGCCTTTTAAGGAAGAGAAACCAGGTGGCATTAAACGCCGGGTTTGAAAATTACCGGGATTACCGGTTTACTGAACTGGGCCGGTTTGATTATACTAAAGAAGATGCTTTCCAGTTTCAGGATGCGGTTAAGCAATATGTGTTACCTATTGTTGACGGGATCTATAAAAAGAAACAGGCAAAGCTTGGCTTAGAGAGCCTGCGTCCCTGGGATACAGATGCAGAACCTGCAGGCGTATCGCCATTGAAGCCTTTTAAAACCGGCGGTGAATTACTGCAGAAAACGGTAGGTTGCTTTGAAAAACTCGATCCTTTTTTTGCAGCCTGCCTGGAAAAAATGAGCCAGATGAAACGCTTCGACCTGGAGAGCCGCAAAGGCAAGGCGCCGGGGGGCTATAATTGCCCGCTGGCGGAAACGGGAGCTCCCTTCATTTTTATGAATGCCGCAGGTACGTTGAACGATGTAATTACCATGGTACACGAAGGAGGACATGCAATCCATTCATTTTTGTCACATCCTTTGGAGCTGACGGGCTTTAAAGAATATCCTACTGAGTTTGCTGAAGTGGCCAGTATGAGTATGGAGCTGTTCAGCATGAGCGAGTGGGGTGTGTTTTTTGAAAATGAAGAAGAGCTGAGAAGGGCGAAGGAGCTGCAGTTGGAAAGAGTGTTGACTATTTTCCCCTGGATTGCTACTATCGATAAGTTTCAGCACTGGGTATATGAAAATCCTAATCATACGCATGAAGAGCGTTTGCAAAACTGGCAAAGGATACTGACCGAGTTTACTCCTGCATCTTTAGATGTAACCGGTTTGGAAGCTTATCGCAACTATAACTGGCAACGCCAGTTGCATTTATTTGAAGTACCTTTTTATTATATCGAATATGGTATTGCTCAATTAGGCGCTATCGGCCTCTGGCAGCAGTTTCAAAAGAATAAAGAGCAGGCTTTGAAAAATTACACCCATGCATTAAGCCTGGGCGGTACCCGCACTTTACCCCAGTTGTTTGAGGCGGCCGGTTTACAATTTGATCTGTCGCCTGCACATATAAAGGGCCTGATGGAATTTGTAAAAGAGGAGATGGAGAAAGTGTAA
- a CDS encoding glycoside hydrolase family 88/105 protein: MKIACLLVSLLLSVCIQAQQNRTPWSNKMVESHGLVDFYCNTHHQDMLGTTGWDYVSGLVANAVLKAWEAYPEKTAYYQAVKDFADFSLDEDGSFIKDPEGKSALRPSNIDDYPAGRIYFTLYKEELRKGNTKDANRYRTAATLIRNTLKYHHSRIAPGLPGSGGFFHKAIYPDQMWLDGLYMGSPIYAEWQHYFSDTTSAANQQQSWDDITCQFKTIHQYTYNAEAQLNYHAWSANPTDANSFWANRNAPFLGASKEFWGRGMGWYFAALADVLEYLPKTHKDYAAVLKIYHQVAEGLSKRQDKASGVWYQLLAYNAATRADGKGDKVAGKTFNVGTQPNYLEASCSAIFTYAYLKGIRLGLLDSKKYLPVAAKAYDGLLKTFIREKENKTDIIQICASAGLGPAKDPSRTGTINYYLAGKDVTITQNEGKAIGTFIMASVEYENYLKRK; encoded by the coding sequence ATGAAGATTGCTTGTTTGTTGGTGTCGCTGTTACTGTCTGTTTGTATACAGGCCCAGCAAAATAGAACGCCATGGTCTAATAAAATGGTGGAGTCTCACGGACTGGTTGATTTTTATTGCAACACGCATCACCAGGACATGTTGGGCACTACCGGCTGGGATTATGTATCGGGGCTGGTAGCCAATGCCGTATTAAAAGCCTGGGAGGCATATCCTGAAAAGACCGCCTATTACCAGGCGGTGAAAGATTTTGCAGACTTTAGCCTGGATGAAGACGGTTCTTTTATCAAGGATCCGGAAGGCAAGTCGGCGCTCAGGCCCAGTAATATTGATGATTACCCTGCCGGCAGAATTTATTTCACTTTATACAAAGAAGAGCTGAGAAAGGGTAATACCAAAGACGCCAACCGTTACAGAACTGCAGCTACGTTGATACGCAACACACTCAAATATCATCATTCGCGTATAGCACCCGGTTTGCCGGGTAGTGGCGGATTTTTTCATAAGGCCATTTATCCCGATCAGATGTGGCTGGATGGTTTATATATGGGCTCTCCCATTTATGCCGAATGGCAACACTATTTCAGCGATACTACATCAGCTGCCAATCAACAGCAAAGCTGGGATGACATTACCTGCCAGTTTAAAACAATTCATCAGTACACCTATAATGCAGAAGCGCAATTAAATTATCATGCATGGTCGGCTAACCCTACCGATGCCAACTCTTTCTGGGCGAACCGAAATGCTCCCTTTTTAGGCGCCAGCAAAGAATTCTGGGGGAGGGGCATGGGCTGGTACTTTGCTGCCCTGGCCGATGTGCTGGAGTATCTACCCAAAACGCATAAAGACTATGCTGCTGTTTTGAAAATATATCACCAGGTTGCTGAGGGCCTAAGCAAAAGGCAGGATAAAGCTTCCGGTGTCTGGTACCAGTTGCTGGCTTACAATGCTGCAACGAGGGCCGATGGGAAAGGAGATAAAGTGGCTGGTAAAACCTTCAACGTGGGTACACAGCCTAATTACCTGGAGGCTTCCTGCTCGGCGATATTTACCTATGCCTATTTAAAAGGGATCCGCCTGGGATTGCTTGATTCGAAAAAATACCTGCCGGTGGCTGCAAAGGCCTATGATGGATTGTTAAAAACTTTCATCAGGGAAAAAGAGAATAAAACCGATATTATCCAGATATGCGCTTCTGCAGGCTTGGGTCCTGCAAAAGACCCTTCAAGAACAGGCACTATCAATTATTACCTGGCGGGCAAAGATGTTACGATCACCCAAAATGAGGGAAAAGCTATTGGCACATTCATTATGGCATCAGTAGAGTATGAAAATTACCTGAAAAGGAAATAA
- a CDS encoding TonB-dependent receptor produces the protein MKLAGFLSFFLVLSVVGQAQTIKGTLMDPVEGIVVKGATVQLLNPTDSSNIRSTTSDSSGTFLFANINKGNYVLKATSIGFETFFRLIALNDSTPSLDLDDVYIPKKTTTLEGVVIVASAPAVSQKGDTTQFSAGQYKVNPDATVEDLIKKMPGITVDRSGNVTAQGEQVRKVTVDGKDFFGDDATMALKNLPSEVVDKIQVFDRLSDQAQLTGFDDGNAVKAINIVTKSQVTNGQFGRIYAGYGTDSRYQGGGNISFFNGDRRLSFVGNFNNVNQQNFASQDLLGVTGSGGGGGRGGGGFGGGGFGGGNNFTVGMQPGISKTNALGINFSDKWGKKKNLDIAASYFFNNSNNTNESETFRETTLRMDSILYSGNKYLSNSNNNNHRFNLRLEYKLDSNNSIFIIPSVNFQNNNTYSNNSSYSYYNQFDSVNNAAGNSSSHRDGYNISNNIMYRHSFAKKGRTLSLGLQTSWNKNDGHSYNFNQLRYYQPVESDSLLNQYRYNNTNGSRYSGRITYSEPVGKQGQFEIEYEHEVQKNKADQRTFDHDGNAYSIFQPEFSNEFDNTITTNTAELDYRLGRTRDNQLSVGVDLQNSKLESERIFPTNTQVRQNFNAILPNLRWTKKIGLNSNLRIFYRARTDFPSISQLQDVVSISTNTLNVSSGNPALKQSYTNFGSARYSFVNRKSGNSFFANIFGQFTNNYITTATYIPGADSTIQDGIVVKRGSQFSKPINLNGYKQLNSYFVYSFPLKAVKSNLNLNAGFNFTERPGLINYLETKTTSTTLSGGIVWGSNISEYVDFNLSYSANFNNSVSTANNLNNKYINQQAGVFVNLLSKNGWFLQNDVSNQNYSGLSQGLNQSYWLWNAAVGKKFLKNKAGELKLSVFDLLKQNQSISRTIDANYIEDSRSMVLQQYFMLTFTYSLRNFGKGKTASSDSNEDRRDWRGGAPGGGMPGGGGRPGGGRMF, from the coding sequence ATGAAGTTAGCCGGTTTTTTGTCATTTTTCTTAGTGTTAAGTGTTGTGGGGCAGGCCCAAACGATTAAAGGTACTCTGATGGACCCTGTGGAAGGTATTGTAGTAAAGGGAGCCACCGTACAGTTACTCAACCCAACTGACAGCAGCAATATCCGGTCTACTACCTCAGACTCTTCAGGAACTTTTCTTTTTGCCAACATAAACAAAGGCAATTACGTATTAAAAGCAACTTCTATTGGTTTTGAAACTTTTTTCCGTTTGATCGCTTTGAATGACTCTACTCCTTCCCTTGACCTGGACGATGTATATATTCCGAAAAAAACCACCACCCTTGAAGGTGTAGTCATTGTAGCCAGTGCGCCGGCGGTAAGCCAAAAAGGTGATACCACGCAGTTTAGTGCCGGCCAATACAAGGTAAACCCTGATGCTACCGTAGAAGATCTGATTAAAAAAATGCCTGGTATTACTGTTGACAGAAGTGGTAATGTAACCGCCCAGGGTGAGCAGGTAAGAAAGGTAACCGTAGATGGTAAAGACTTTTTTGGAGACGACGCTACCATGGCATTAAAAAACCTGCCTTCAGAGGTGGTTGACAAAATACAGGTATTCGACCGGTTGAGCGACCAGGCTCAACTAACGGGGTTTGATGACGGGAATGCGGTAAAAGCTATTAATATTGTTACCAAAAGCCAGGTAACCAATGGCCAGTTTGGTCGCATTTACGCCGGTTACGGAACAGACAGCCGCTATCAGGGCGGAGGTAATATTAGTTTTTTTAATGGCGACAGAAGGCTCTCTTTTGTAGGTAATTTTAACAATGTGAACCAACAAAACTTTGCTTCGCAGGATTTATTGGGTGTAACCGGCAGTGGTGGTGGAGGCGGCCGCGGCGGCGGAGGTTTCGGAGGCGGTGGCTTTGGCGGCGGCAATAACTTCACGGTTGGCATGCAGCCGGGTATCAGCAAAACCAATGCCTTGGGCATTAATTTTAGTGATAAATGGGGCAAAAAGAAAAACCTGGATATAGCTGCCAGCTATTTCTTTAATAACTCCAACAACACCAATGAATCTGAAACCTTTAGAGAAACGACGCTCCGCATGGACTCTATTTTATACTCGGGCAATAAGTACCTGAGTAATTCTAACAATAACAATCATCGTTTTAACTTAAGGCTGGAGTACAAGCTGGACTCTAACAACAGCATCTTTATCATCCCGTCGGTTAACTTCCAGAACAATAATACTTACTCCAATAACTCCAGTTATTCTTACTACAACCAGTTTGACTCTGTAAACAACGCAGCAGGTAATTCCAGTTCCCACAGGGATGGTTATAACATCAGCAACAATATTATGTATCGTCACTCTTTTGCAAAAAAAGGGCGTACACTTTCTTTAGGGCTTCAAACTTCATGGAATAAAAACGATGGTCATTCCTATAATTTTAATCAATTAAGGTATTACCAGCCCGTAGAATCAGATTCTTTATTGAACCAATACCGTTATAACAACACCAACGGCTCAAGATATTCGGGCCGTATAACCTATTCCGAACCGGTAGGCAAGCAGGGCCAGTTTGAAATAGAATACGAGCACGAAGTACAAAAAAACAAGGCCGATCAGCGTACATTTGATCATGACGGAAATGCTTACTCCATTTTCCAGCCCGAATTTTCCAATGAGTTTGACAATACGATTACTACCAATACCGCCGAGCTGGATTACCGCCTGGGACGTACCAGGGATAATCAATTATCAGTAGGTGTTGATCTGCAGAATTCAAAACTGGAGAGCGAAAGGATATTCCCCACCAATACGCAGGTGCGACAGAATTTCAATGCGATCCTACCCAATTTAAGATGGACAAAAAAGATCGGTTTGAATAGCAATTTGCGGATTTTTTACCGGGCCAGAACCGACTTCCCTTCCATATCCCAATTGCAGGATGTGGTATCTATTTCTACCAATACTTTAAATGTAAGCAGCGGCAACCCTGCCCTGAAACAGTCTTATACCAATTTCGGATCTGCCCGATACTCTTTTGTGAACCGAAAAAGCGGGAATAGCTTCTTTGCCAACATTTTTGGGCAGTTTACCAATAATTATATTACAACAGCCACTTATATACCCGGCGCTGACTCTACCATACAGGATGGCATAGTTGTAAAACGAGGCTCACAGTTCTCAAAACCTATCAACCTTAACGGGTATAAACAACTGAATTCTTACTTTGTGTATAGTTTCCCTTTAAAAGCTGTTAAGTCGAACCTTAACCTGAATGCCGGGTTTAATTTTACTGAAAGGCCGGGGCTTATCAACTACCTGGAAACCAAAACCACTTCTACAACATTATCCGGGGGTATCGTTTGGGGTAGCAACATCAGTGAATATGTTGATTTCAATCTTTCTTACAGCGCTAATTTCAATAACTCAGTTAGTACTGCCAATAATCTTAATAATAAATACATCAATCAACAGGCCGGTGTATTTGTAAACCTGCTTAGCAAGAATGGCTGGTTCCTCCAAAATGATGTGAGCAACCAGAACTATAGCGGGCTTTCACAGGGTCTTAACCAATCATATTGGTTATGGAATGCAGCCGTAGGTAAAAAATTCCTTAAGAATAAAGCCGGCGAACTTAAGTTATCTGTTTTTGACCTGCTGAAACAAAATCAAAGCATTTCAAGAACTATTGATGCCAACTATATTGAGGATTCCAGGAGCATGGTACTACAGCAATATTTTATGCTGACATTTACGTATAGCTTAAGAAATTTTGGTAAAGGAAAAACCGCGTCCTCCGATAGTAATGAGGACCGCAGGGACTGGCGTGGTGGTGCTCCCGGTGGCGGAATGCCCGGCGGTGGCGGCCGACCCGGCGGAGGACGAATGTTTTAA